One Littorina saxatilis isolate snail1 linkage group LG11, US_GU_Lsax_2.0, whole genome shotgun sequence genomic window, acagacaaaacttgccttcacacgtgtcatgagcggcattcggcttctgttcggcatttgaccggttatcccccgtgttattggcattatcccttcgcccgcatcccatttttgcgtacgagatttttactggaagtaaaacaagaggcgaagccatcaaggctcacgtaagaaatcgacaaacagtaacacaaactcaatcactccgtcacacatacacacacacacacacacacacacacacacacacacacacacacacacacacacacacacatacacacacacagaaagagcataggtgaaactgtgcaagaaagcgagacactagatctagatctgtctgtctgcatgtagcctacttacagggacacgactgccaacagagtctcggcccgctcaaaataataatgaccgagactttcagtacttccttcgcgtgacgtctaaccctcttacgtcataatgtgacgtcaatgtaatgtgacgtcttcaaatgttagagtttctaccacagacatacacacgcacaagcacgcacacacacacgcacgcacagacaaagttacgatcgcataggctacacttacgtgagccaaaacaaatggggagtaaacatttcgtggagggagtaatttgttcgtgccttggggagttcttttctcgtacgaaaagtgtactcggactAGTCGGAGtgagaatttcgtacgaaatatttactccggagtaaatttttcgtggagtaaaaatgtcgtgttacaccggcacgtCGAGTGCGCGAGTAGACCCTGTCGTAAATCCAGGCCAGTTCGATGGTTGTGTAACTGGTGATGCAGACCTACAGACACAAGAGCGTTCCTGAGTGCATCCTGTAAGAACAGTGGTACCTGGTTGATCAAGACAGGTACCTGTGAGCACAGAACGTGGGTAGCTGGCTAATCACGACGGGTACATGTGAACACAGAACAGTGGTAGCTGAAATATCAAGACGGGTACATGTGAGCACAGAACAAGGGTAGCTAGTGAATCGAGACGGGTACATGTGAGCACAGAACAAGGGTAGCTGGCTGATCAAGACGGGTACCTGTGAGCACAAAACAGTGGTAGCTGGTTGATCAAGAGGGGTACATGTGACCACATAACATTGGTACATGGTAGGCCTATATCAAGACGAGTacctgtgagcacagaacagcgGTAGCTGGTTGATCCAGATGGGTGCCTATGATCGCAGAACAGTGGAAGCTGGTAGATCCAGACGGGTACCTGTGAGCACAAAACAGTGGTAGCTGGTTGATCAAGAGGGGTACATGTGACCACAGAACATTGGTACATGGTACATCAAGACGAGTacctgtgagcacagaacagcgGTAGCTGGTTGATCCAGATGGGTGCCTATGATCGCAGAACAGTGGAAGCTGGTAGATCCAGACGGGTACCTGTGAGCACAAAACAGTGGTAGCTGGTTGATCAAGAGGGGTGCATGTGACCACAGAACATTGGTACATGGTACATCAAGACGAGTacctgtgagcacagaacagcgGTAGCTGGTTGATCCAGATGGGTGCCTATGTTCACAGAACAGTGGAAGCTGGTAGATCCAGACGGGTAcatgtgagcacagaacagtggtagCTGGTTGATTAAGACGGGTAcatgtgagcacagaacagtggtacctggTACATCAAGACGGGTacctgtgagcacagaacagcgGTAGCTGGTTGATCCAGACGGGTGCCTATGATCGCAGAACAGTGGAAGCTGGTAGATCCAGACGGGTACCTGTGAGCACAAAACAGTGGTAGCTGGTTGATCAAGAGGGGTACATGTGACCACAGAAAATTGGTACATGGTACATCAAGACGAGTACCAGTAAGCACAGAACAGCGGTGGCTGGTTGATCCAGATGGGTGCCTATGTTCACAGAACTGTGGAAGCTGGTAGATCCAGACGGGTAcatgtgagcacagaacagtggtagCTGGTTGATTAAGACGGGTAcatgtgagcacagaacagtggtacctggTACATCAAGACGGGTacctgtgagcacagaacagcgGTAGCTGGTTGATCCAGACGGGTAcatgtgagcacagaacagtggtacctggTACATCAAGACGGGTAGCTGTGAACACAGAACAGTGGCACATGGTAGATAAAGACGGGTACACCTATGAGCACAGAACAATGGTACATGGTAGATCAAGACGGGTATACCTATGaacacagaacagtggtacatGGTAGATCAAGACGGGTATACCTATGaacacagaacagtggtacatGGTAGATCAAGACAGGTATACCTATGaacacagaacagtggtacatggtagatcaagacgggtatacctatgagcacagaacagtggtaggggaagggagggcaagtCGACCCCTCTAACAAATGCAGCTTATACCTCTcgtcttttttaaaaaaaattgtttttgttgtaaaacctGGTGTGTTCTCTTTCGTGTAAGCGTTGTGTGGAATATGAACGATCCAACTGGCAcggtttttaaataaaatataaaagaaaaaaatcctgaaGCATGGACGACTTGCCCTCCATGGAGGGCAACTCGTCCATGGGGGGCGGGTAATTCGTCCAGGTGGAAAAGGTTGTTCATATTACCCAATAGCATCACCTCGACATATGAAATTGACTAAAGTAACTTTtctgtgtcagttttgttaatcggaagtgagaatgacgtcataatgaGTCGGCCTACGTCAGAAGTCGATCGACGTCTTGGCTATGTAGGGAGGGTGAGTATTTGAAGGGATAGATGTTCAAACATCTATACTTATTATAGTTGCTCTGGTTCAAAGCGAAGCAAATGGGAAAATATATTTACAAATTGGACTTGTAATTGATTTGTGTCGCCCATTTCAGGTTGCGTGAACGTGAAATAGTTTAATAGGCCTACTAGTATACGCGCACTTCCAATGACGGGaaagcgcaccccccccccccccctctctctctctctgtctctctctgtctctctgtctctctgtctctctctctctctctctctctctctctctctctcttaattaattaatcaacaCACAACTTCGAATATAATTTTTTTAAGGCTACGTTCacttttatttcaaatacatacaaagaACTTTTACGGGTTCTTCATCTGACACTATTTCTTGGAGATTAaagagtctacacagacgagagaGTGATATGCACCCATAGTCGGGTATTGTGACCCGGGTCGAGTTACACGACAAAGGGGGGGGACGAATTACCCGATCATGGTACTCGCTGAACATTGCTATTTACCATTGTTCCTGGGATAGCCTGAGATCTATAACTTTCGACTAGTTGTTATGAAAGCCAAAGCTTTTTTGCAGATCTGGTGCATTTTACGAATCAGCGGCTCCCATGCACTGACTGTTGTTTTTTTCGTGCAACAATTTTAGAGTGGAAACCATCAAAATTGACAAAGACTTACCGCTTTGCTGGGCCCGTTTATttcgacatttttttttcttcaactgaTTCAGGTTGGGTAACTCTGGCTTATGAAATCGATGATAATCACCCCTGCAGTGTCATGTTCTCAAAATCGAGGGGGGACGACATACCCGAGGGGGTCGacttgccctcccttcccctacatgGTAGATCAAGACGGGTAGCTGTGaacacagaacagtggtacatGGTAGATCAAGACGGATATACCTGTGAACACAGAACAGTGGAACATGGTACATCAAGACGGGTAGCTGTGAACACAGAACAGTGGAACATGGTACATCAAGACgggtagctgtgagcacagaacagtggtacatGGTAGATCAAGACGGGTAGCTGTGaacacagaacagtggtacatGGTAGATCAAGACGGATATACCTGTGAACACAGAACAGTGGAACATGGTAGATCAAGACGGGTAGCTGTGAACACAGAACAGTGGAACATGGTACATCAAGACGGGTAGCTGTGAACACAGAACAGCGGTAGCTGGTTGATCCAGACGGGTAcatgtgagcacagaacagtggaaCATGGTACATCAAGACGGGTAGCTGTGAACACAGAACAGTGTAACATGGTAGATCAAGACGGGTATACCTATGAGCACAGAACAATGGTACATGGTAGATCAATACGGGTAGCTGTGAACACAGAACAGTGGAACATGGTAGATCAAGACGGGTATACCtttgagcacagaacagtggtacatGATAGATCAATACGGGTAGCTGTGAACACAGAACAGTGGAACATGGTAGATCAAGACGGGTATACCtttgagcacagaacagtggtacatGGTAGATCAATACGGGTAGCtatgagcacagaacagtggttATGTGGTGGGAGGGTAAGAAGGTAGGTCTAGTAAACACTATTACCTACATccgaaaaaaataagaaaagcaaatgcttacaaGACTCGCCTTCGTCATGTCCCAttccagtggaacccccctatttGGACCCCCATACATCAATGTGTTTATATGTGTTGCAACTTGTTTGAACATACACacattattgtttttatttttcgtTTCGTTATTTTTCGTTTGTTCTAGATAAGCAAATGCAGCtgtaaaaaccaacaacaacaacaccaacaccaacaacaacaccaacaacaacaacaacaacaacagcgtcATTGTCATTTGACATTCTAACAAACATGCTGGAGAGTTCACCAGGGACGAGTCGCTCAAGTAATGATGACGTCACAACAGAGTCCACGACACAGGAATTAGACTCATACAATGTCAATGAATTCCTGAATCAGAAAAACGCGGAGTATGTGTCTAAATTAGTACCCACCATAGTTTTCCTGGTCGTGTTGATAATAGTGGGCATGGTGGGAAACAGTGTTGTCTTCACTGTGTACTACAAGAGATTCAAACCCAGCGTTACGAGAACGTACATTCTGGCCTTGAATGTCTGTGCTTTTCTTATCAACGTCGTGTGCATACCTTTGCAAATATTGAGAATGTGTATCGAAAACACATTTTACTCTGAGTGGGGTTGCAAGACAATTAACAGTATCTCTAGTATCCTAACCATATTCCTTGCTTTTGTATTGGTTGCTGTGTCCGTTGACAGACAGAACGTGATATGTATTAACGTTCGTCACAGCTTGCAGTATTCTCTGGAACGTGCCTACGTCTCCATCCTTCTCTGCGCCATTGGTTCGTTCATTTTGTCAGTGCCCCTTGTTGTGCTTCATGGTAATAGCAAGGCAATTTTTGCAGACTCCAACATTACTGGAGTTAGGTGTGGTGTCACTGACGAATACAAGGGTTCAACTGTCTTCAGTGTTTATTATCTCACGCTCTCTATTGCGTATGTGCTGTGTGTCGTCATCGTGAGCGTGTCGTACGGGAGAATAGTGCTTCATCTGTGGCGTCACAAGAAAACCATTACGGCAAGAGGAATCACAGGGATCAAGAGGGATTATTTAAAATCAGTCACTGGGGACAACATTTCGTCACGCTATGCTGAAGAAGTTTGCTCGGATCGTCCGCTGTCAGAGAAGGCAATCCACAATAGTACATCGGAGGACAAAAAACAAGCAATACCCATCTCCGAAACAGACATTACCACACCTATCTCCCAAGCTGAGAAAACTGTATGCCATGTTGAAGAACCTAGCTCGACAAAACCCAATAATGAAGCGGTGAACGAAGGACAAGAAATACCTAGCTCCGCAACAGACATTTGCACATCTCTCTCCCAACTTGAGCCAACATTATGCCATGTTGAAGAATCTAGCTCGACCTTGTTTTTAAAGCAGGCAAACCCCAATAATGAAGCGGTGAACGAAGGACAAGAAATACCTAGCTCCGCAACAAACATTTGCACATCTCTCTCCCAACTTGAGCCAACATTATGCCATGTTGAAGAATCTAGCTCGACCCTGTTTTTAAAGCAGGCAAACCCCAATAATGAAGCAGTGAACGAAGGACAAGAAATACCTTGCTCCGCAACAGACATCTGCACATCTCTCTCCCAACCTGAGCCAACTTTATGCAATGCTGAAGAATTACGTTTCACGGTTTATCAAGCGGTGAACGAAGCACAAGAAATACCTTGCTCCGCAACAGACATCTGCACATCTCTCTCCCAACCTGAGCCAACTTTATGCCATGTTGAAGAATTACGTTTCACGGTTCATCAAGCGGTGAACGAAGCACAAGCAACTGTATCAGACAATACCATAGCTCTCCCCCAACCTGAACAACGTTTAAACCAGCAGGTGACAATTCAAAACACAGAGGTCAGAGGACAAGTCAGGAGTATTCCCTCTCGCACAACTTTCATGCTGGTCGTTCTTACTGTGGTGTTCGTTCTCAATTTCATCCCTCACCTCTACATAAAAACCATTTACGATAAGGTAATCTCGTACGATACGCGCCGTGTAAACTCGAACGGGCGCATGATTAGTGTGTATTCAATTTACGTCAGCAGCGCTGTCAGCCCTCTTGTGTTTGGTTTCTGTTCGGGCAGATTTCGCTATGAATTGTGCAATCTATTTCGCAGCAAAAATATGTAAATGTCAACGAAGGTTTCCTTGGACTTTTGTATTATTGACACTATGCAGCAAAATAAATTGCAAACCTTATGCAACCGATGGTATTGAAGAAAAGCGAACACATACCCAAAACtaaaatgtgtgtgcgtgcatagggggggggggggggagggggagggggggaggggggaggaggttaGGCTATACTTGAATAGTGTGGTATTGAAAACATGGACAGGGCCCGACCAACAAAACGTTAGTATTTTGCAATAGATTTTAGTTTTGCTTAGCACGATTAGACTAACAAATTTAAGTGCCGAGACAATGAGCGGTTTTGCTGCCAGCATTGGTCACCTCCCTTGGCCCAAGGGAGTCTAAGCGTCTTACCTCCCTGGCGCGAGCGCGACAGGACACGGGTGAAAACTCGCTTCTTTGCGATGTGTAAATTGGTACTTTTCTATTTAATTTCTGCAGCTTAGGTAACTGCGCCATGTGTGAAAGATGGGTAGCATATGATTCGGACATACCTCGACAccacaaatttaaaaaacaatgaAGACTATGCGCAGTTATTTAAGCTGCAGAATAAAATAGAAAAGTACCAATTTACACATCGCAAAGAAGCGATTGTTCACCCGTGTCCTGTCGCGCTCGCGCcaggggaggtaagcagggctAGCAGCAAAAGCGCTCATTAAAGTGTCACCTGAGTAATTGCCTAATAGTGTTAGTATTCATCATGCAGTGTCCGGCCTTGGCCAAAAAAAATGAACTTTGAGGTTATCTCAGACGTGTTTCGAGCTGcacctctgaaactttgcacactttcagggtttgatgatctcacgAAGTGAGCCAAGTTTGGTTGAATATCGTCAaatgttggggtcacagcggggtcatgttcgtttggtAACGAATTAACGTTGAGGTTACCTCgggtgtttttgaagctagagctttacAACTTTGCACACGTCTAGTGTTTCAAAATCTCCCGACTTGACCCTTGTTTGATTGACCCCCGTAACATGTTGGGGTCACACTGGGGTCATGTTTGTAAAACCTTAACGTTAAagatactgaacttgtcaaatccaggtgcacggagcccctggggttTTTAGttatacctcaggcagctatccgttagaagaattAACTACCATAGTCTGTCGGCCAGTGACCACTTGGGTCAACCCGACGGGGTTGGGGTTGCTACCACACTTTTTTGACAGATTTTAACGATAGTATTCTAAATCTAGAGTCTTGGGGCTTTTCGTTATACCGCTTTTGAGAAAAAACGTGGTTTTGTGTGcgtattttccttctttgtgctTACTATTCCCGTttagagggttgggttcattaAGCGGGCATAGAAGTTGAACCGCTTATCTGACATTCTGTAACGGCATATCATTGGAAAGGTAAGGTAATCATACAgattttgacgtcaattaaaaTGACGTCACGTTGTTCGTATTTATGTAGTGATGAcgtatttttgtttctttaacctttgccgtgcttcctgggttcacctgtacccagagacacactaaaatcattgtaactctggaaccattaaaggtatcgttttgaaattttaagtatctctcacacacctaatttgctctctgtctgcaaatttttagtgtgtacatgacaaaacatcagaattaattgattatgataatttacataaacactaccgatggcgcgggttcacacatacccatacttttaaagagtagtagtgattgtaactatccctctgccgacggcgcgggttctgctacacccataattaccaaagcggcggaacagtgtctgtctgcctgtttgtctccaagagactgtctgtctctctgtttgtctgtccgtatctctctgtctgtatgtctgttgtcagttgctctgtctgtctgtctgtctgtctatccgtctatccgtctatctgactgtctgtctctgtctctctctctctctgtctgtctctctctctgtctgtctctctctctgtctctctctcttagtctctctctctgtctctctctcttagtctctctctctgtctctctttcttagtctctcgctctctctctttcttagtctctctctctctctttcttagtctctctctctctctttcttagtctctctctctctctctctgttagtctctctctctttcttagtctctctctctgttagtctctctctctttcttagtctctctttctctctctctttcttagtctctctctctctctttcttagtctctctctctcttttttagtctctctctctctctttcttagtctctctctctttcttagtctctctctatctttcttagtctctctctctctctctctagctctttcttagtctctctctctctctctttcttagtctctctctctctctttcttagtctctctctctctctctctctctttcttagtctctctctctctctttcttagtctctctctctctctttcttagtctctctctctctttcttagtctctctctctttcttagtctctctctctctctttcttagtctctctctctctctctttcttagtctctctctctttctctttcttagtctctctctctctctttcttagtctctctctctctctctcttagtctctctctctctttcttagtctctctctctctctctcttagtctctctctctttcttagtctctctttctctctcttagtctctctctctctctttcttagtctctctctctctctttcttagtctctctctctctctctctttcttagtctctctctctctttatttgtctctctctttatttgtctctctctctctatctttcttagtctctctctctccctttcttagtatctctctctctctctttcttagtctctctctctctctctttcttagtctttctctctttcttagtctctctctctctttcttagtctctctttctttcttagtctctctctctctctctctttcttagtctctctctctttcttagtctctctctctctctttcttagtctccctctctctctttcttagtctctctctctctttcttagtctctcactctctttcttagactctctctctctttcttagtctctctctctctctctctttcttagtctctctctctctctctttcttagtctgtctctctctctctttcttagtctctctctctctctttcttagtctctctctctctctctctctctctctctctctttcttagtttctcagtctctctcagtctctccctccccctctccctccccctctccctccccctctccctccccctctccctccccctctccctcctctgcaagaggtcggtgaagggagaaactcgatgcaaccactgaagtagcgctgtgggtttccctgaacccaccccgtcgttagagaaataaacggtaaaaaccctctttcaaatgtatgggttcagacaaacccgcatcgtcgttagaggaataaacggtaaaaaccctctttcaaatgtatgggttcagacaaacccgcatcgtcgggagtgtgtagtcaaaagcggcatccggcaaaggttaaaataTCGATACCAGCAAAGTCGCCGCTTTGGGTGTTTCATTTAAATCatttgaaaatatgcaagacATAAAATACAACTATACAGTTTTAATCGGAAGTAAGTAAACCATGTTATGGTGCATCctaataggggaagggcccctaatatggaccaccttttgtTTCACGCTgctaactagcttgtttttctGCAAAgctgtttcattttgtgcttggtaGTTGTTCTCTCTTTGGTAAATCTTGAAGACTAATTAGAGAGAGCTAGCTTTTACAGTCATTtgctaaaaataaaatacagaaaaaaaaatcacaacagGTCCATATCAGGGGCCTGGGCACTTAATATTGACCAGTGATGAGACCTTCgagaatcactgtaaaaagccctgttttcttcaaaataacatgatacaacttgcaaCTTACCATGCAAGTCAGCCTAATTGAAATATGCTTCAGATTTACAGGTTTCGATTCGACGAGAACTGTATTTGAAACACAAGAGGAaactgtttaaaacaaatcaaaaacagagaGCAATTAATTGAAATGATCAACTTTCACGTAAAGAAGTAtaattttttgaaatctcgagggctataTGTTTATTAtgtttattctttatttttcaaACCTGAAGATTCATAAATATCATTTCAAGCAAGATGTTCCTACGATTCACACACAGAAACGAGACGCACAGCTAGTCGAAATGCGGCCAATCTATCCCGAGTGTGCTGTTTGTACGCTTAGGAAAACTCGGTTATCTTTATCCGCCAGACAACATTGGATGCCTGTGAGTTGGGCAATGATTGCAAGAAGAAGAGGcagaacaaaataacaaaacaaaacaaaaacaaatgccGCGGATTCAGAGAATGAAGATTAGAATAAAATGGGGAAAAAGAAGTCGAAGAAAAAGAACAGCAAACAGAACGAGACGAACAAAGGACAGGGGGTTAAACGGGAGGGTAGgagaaatggagaagaagaagaagaagaaggagaagaagaagaagaaggagaaggagaaggaggaggaggagcaggaggaggacgaagaagaagacgaagaagaagaagaacaagaagaacaagaagaacaagaacaagaacaagaacaagaacaagaacaagaacaagaacaagaagaacaagaacaagaacaagaagaacaacaacaacaac contains:
- the LOC138980858 gene encoding dopamine D2-like receptor, which encodes MLESSPGTSRSSNDDVTTESTTQELDSYNVNEFLNQKNAEYVSKLVPTIVFLVVLIIVGMVGNSVVFTVYYKRFKPSVTRTYILALNVCAFLINVVCIPLQILRMCIENTFYSEWGCKTINSISSILTIFLAFVLVAVSVDRQNVICINVRHSLQYSLERAYVSILLCAIGSFILSVPLVVLHGNSKAIFADSNITGVRCGVTDEYKGSTVFSVYYLTLSIAYVLCVVIVSVSYGRIVLHLWRHKKTITARGITGIKRDYLKSVTGDNISSRYAEEVCSDRPLSEKAIHNSTSEDKKQAIPISETDITTPISQAEKTVCHVEEPSSTKPNNEAVNEGQEIPSSATDICTSLSQLEPTLCHVEESSSTLFLKQANPNNEAVNEGQEIPSSATNICTSLSQLEPTLCHVEESSSTLFLKQANPNNEAVNEGQEIPCSATDICTSLSQPEPTLCNAEELRFTVYQAVNEAQEIPCSATDICTSLSQPEPTLCHVEELRFTVHQAVNEAQATVSDNTIALPQPEQRLNQQVTIQNTEVRGQVRSIPSRTTFMLVVLTVVFVLNFIPHLYIKTIYDKVISYDTRRVNSNGRMISVYSIYVSSAVSPLVFGFCSGRFRYELCNLFRSKNM